A genome region from Methylohalobius crimeensis 10Ki includes the following:
- a CDS encoding type II toxin-antitoxin system HicB family antitoxin yields the protein MMEFTAIFEQVPEGYIAFVEELPGTNTQGATLEEARNNLREAIELVLEANRALAEESIRGHTVLKERFTTTA from the coding sequence ATGATGGAATTCACTGCCATATTCGAGCAAGTCCCTGAAGGTTATATCGCGTTTGTAGAAGAGCTACCCGGTACCAACACTCAGGGCGCCACGTTGGAAGAGGCAAGAAACAATCTGCGCGAGGCCATAGAACTGGTCTTAGAAGCCAATCGTGCGCTCGCCGAAGAATCCATCCGGGGCCATACGGTTCTCAAGGAGCGGTTCACCACAACGGCATAA
- a CDS encoding type II toxin-antitoxin system HicA family toxin, giving the protein MKRRDLLKHLKRHGCEQFREGGKHTVFVNRTAGKSSTVPRHREINEYLAQRICKDLDIPLP; this is encoded by the coding sequence ATGAAGCGCCGCGATCTACTCAAGCACTTGAAGCGACACGGTTGCGAACAATTCCGGGAAGGTGGAAAACACACCGTGTTTGTAAACCGCACAGCAGGCAAAAGCTCCACCGTACCTCGTCACCGGGAAATCAACGAATATCTGGCTCAACGAATCTGCAAGGATCTTGACATTCCTCTCCCATAG
- the trmB gene encoding tRNA (guanosine(46)-N7)-methyltransferase TrmB has product MKSPPRRRIRSFVRREGRLTPGQERALENLWPRYGLSPDRILTPETTFSRPVPLILEIGFGNGESLLQMAVQYPEFNYLGIEVHRPGVGRLFLELSEHHLDNVRVYHADAVEVLQSCLTEGTLDRINIFFPDPWPKKRHHKRRLIQPDFVALLANRLKSGGLLHLATDWPDYAEHMRTVLAASPAFQATEPDRLIPPRPPTKYERRGRRLGHPVQDLAYLACESKRPKDR; this is encoded by the coding sequence TTGAAATCGCCCCCACGTCGCCGCATCCGCAGCTTCGTCCGCCGCGAAGGCCGGCTCACACCCGGTCAAGAACGGGCATTGGAAAATCTATGGCCGCGCTACGGCCTTTCGCCGGATCGGATCTTGACGCCCGAGACGACCTTTTCCCGGCCGGTGCCCCTCATCCTGGAAATCGGTTTCGGCAACGGCGAAAGCCTGTTGCAGATGGCCGTTCAATACCCGGAGTTCAATTACCTGGGGATCGAAGTCCACCGCCCCGGTGTCGGCCGTCTCTTCTTGGAGCTTTCGGAGCACCATCTGGATAATGTTCGGGTCTACCATGCCGACGCAGTGGAAGTGTTGCAGTCCTGCTTGACGGAAGGAACGCTGGACCGAATCAATATCTTCTTTCCCGATCCCTGGCCGAAAAAGCGCCACCACAAACGGCGGCTGATTCAGCCCGACTTCGTCGCTTTGCTGGCCAACCGTTTGAAATCGGGCGGCCTGCTCCATCTCGCCACCGACTGGCCCGACTACGCCGAGCACATGCGAACCGTCCTCGCAGCTAGCCCGGCTTTTCAAGCGACCGAACCCGACCGGCTGATACCGCCGCGACCGCCCACCAAATACGAGCGCCGCGGCCGCCGCCTGGGCCATCCGGTTCAAGATTTGGCTTATCTTGCATGTGAATCCAAAAGACCAAAGGACCGATGA